A single region of the Hyphomonas adhaerens MHS-3 genome encodes:
- the glmS gene encoding glutamine--fructose-6-phosphate transaminase (isomerizing), with the protein MCGIVAISGKEPVAGRLIDGLKRLEYRGYDSAGIAVTAAGGLDRRRAPGKIVNLESLLREQPMNATTGIAHTRWATHGKPNESNAHPHMAGGVAIVHNGIIENFRELRDTLQAAGRTFESETDSEVIAQLLDQKISEGADPVDAFEATLAELEGAFALAVIFDGQEGLMMGARRGSPLVLGYGDGEMYLGSDAIALAPFTRDVTYLEEGDWCVLTPDSFDIRNARGERVNRKRVASAVNDALIERGEYDHFMLKEIHEQPESIARSIMPYVDQVAGTLDIGTVATASFTAADRAVAIACGTAYYAAFTAKYWFEQAARLSFETDIASEFRYRQPVLPQSGPALFVSQSGETADTLAALRYCRQNGTTAVAIVNVPESSIAREAGAVVPTHAGPEIGVASTKAFTAQLSVLAVMALAAARARGHLLPGDEVKAVKNLLALPRKVTEALESQEQIAEIAKTLTQANDVLFLGRGRYYPLALEGALKLKEVSYIHAEGYAAGELKHGPIALIEKDLPVVVVAPKDELFEKTISNVEEVRARGAKVILISDDAGIAMAGNRADHVIRLPDGDNFTLPILAAIPLQLLAYHVAVAKGTDVDQPRNLAKSVTVE; encoded by the coding sequence ATGTGCGGAATTGTTGCGATTTCAGGTAAAGAGCCTGTTGCCGGTCGATTGATCGATGGTCTGAAGCGCCTGGAATATCGCGGCTATGACAGTGCCGGCATCGCCGTAACTGCTGCAGGCGGGCTCGACCGTCGGCGGGCGCCCGGGAAGATCGTCAATCTCGAATCGCTGCTTCGCGAACAGCCGATGAATGCCACCACCGGCATAGCGCACACGCGCTGGGCAACGCACGGCAAGCCAAACGAAAGCAATGCCCACCCGCACATGGCCGGCGGTGTCGCGATCGTCCACAACGGCATCATCGAGAATTTCCGCGAGCTTCGGGACACCTTGCAGGCTGCCGGACGGACGTTTGAATCCGAAACCGACTCCGAAGTGATCGCGCAGCTGCTGGACCAGAAGATCAGCGAGGGTGCCGACCCGGTCGACGCTTTCGAGGCCACGCTGGCCGAACTTGAAGGCGCGTTTGCCCTTGCCGTCATCTTCGATGGACAGGAAGGCCTGATGATGGGCGCCCGGCGCGGTAGCCCGCTGGTGCTCGGCTATGGCGACGGGGAGATGTATCTCGGCTCTGATGCCATTGCGCTGGCGCCGTTCACGCGCGACGTGACCTATCTGGAGGAGGGCGACTGGTGCGTCCTCACGCCGGACAGTTTCGACATCCGCAATGCACGTGGCGAGCGGGTGAACCGCAAGCGTGTGGCGTCCGCCGTCAATGATGCCCTCATTGAGCGCGGCGAATATGACCACTTCATGCTCAAGGAAATCCACGAGCAGCCGGAATCGATCGCGCGGTCGATCATGCCCTATGTCGACCAGGTGGCCGGCACGCTGGACATCGGCACGGTGGCAACCGCATCTTTCACCGCCGCTGACCGCGCTGTCGCGATTGCCTGCGGCACTGCTTACTATGCCGCGTTCACGGCGAAATACTGGTTTGAACAGGCCGCCCGCCTGTCGTTCGAAACGGATATCGCGTCCGAATTCCGCTACCGCCAGCCGGTGCTGCCCCAGTCTGGCCCGGCCCTGTTTGTCAGCCAGTCCGGCGAGACCGCCGACACGCTGGCCGCTCTGCGTTATTGCCGCCAGAACGGAACCACCGCTGTGGCGATCGTCAACGTGCCGGAAAGTTCCATCGCGCGCGAAGCGGGCGCCGTTGTGCCGACCCATGCGGGGCCTGAAATCGGCGTCGCCTCGACCAAAGCCTTTACGGCGCAGCTGTCGGTTCTGGCGGTCATGGCGCTCGCCGCCGCGCGGGCCCGCGGCCATCTGCTGCCGGGCGATGAGGTCAAGGCGGTGAAGAACCTGCTGGCCCTGCCGCGCAAAGTCACCGAAGCGCTGGAATCTCAGGAACAGATCGCCGAGATTGCGAAGACGCTGACCCAGGCGAACGATGTCCTGTTCCTGGGCCGGGGGCGGTACTACCCGCTGGCCCTGGAAGGTGCACTGAAGTTGAAGGAAGTGTCCTACATCCACGCAGAGGGCTATGCCGCCGGCGAGTTGAAACATGGGCCAATTGCCCTGATCGAGAAAGACCTGCCGGTCGTTGTTGTCGCGCCGAAGGACGAGCTGTTCGAAAAAACCATCTCGAACGTCGAGGAGGTCCGCGCCCGCGGCGCGAAAGTGATCCTGATTTCCGACGATGCCGGTATCGCGATGGCCGGCAACCGTGCGGACCATGTGATCCGCCTGCCTGACGGAGACAATTTCACACTGCCCATCCTCGCGGCGATCCCGCTTCAGCTGCTGGCCTATCACGTCGCGGTGGCAAAAGGCACGGATGTTGACCAGCCGCGCAACCTCGCCAAGTCGGTCACGGTCGAGTAG
- the cysD gene encoding sulfate adenylyltransferase subunit CysD has protein sequence MPRLTHLDRLEAESLHIIREVAAECENPVMLYSVGKDSAVMLHLAMKAFYPSRPPFPLMHVDTTWKFREMIEFRDRKAAEMGMDLIVHINEEGVREGIGPFTHGSAVHTDIMKTQALKQALDKYKFSAAFGGARRDEEKSRAKERIFSFRSAEHRWDPKRQRPEIWNVFNTRIHPGESIRVFPLSNWTELDIWQYIRREGIEIVPLYFAAERPVVNWNGVDIMVDDDRMPEDLARTAVRKSVRFRTLGCYPLTGAVESTAATLEDIIQEMLLTTTSERQGRVIDADQSASMEKKKQEGYF, from the coding sequence TTGCCCAGACTAACCCACCTCGACAGGCTGGAAGCCGAAAGCCTCCACATCATCCGCGAAGTCGCCGCCGAATGTGAAAACCCGGTGATGCTGTACTCCGTCGGGAAGGATTCCGCCGTGATGTTGCATCTGGCGATGAAGGCATTCTACCCGTCCCGTCCGCCCTTCCCGCTGATGCATGTGGATACGACGTGGAAGTTCCGCGAAATGATCGAGTTTCGCGACCGCAAGGCTGCCGAGATGGGCATGGACCTCATCGTCCACATCAATGAAGAAGGCGTGCGCGAAGGCATCGGCCCGTTCACCCACGGCTCTGCCGTCCACACCGACATCATGAAGACCCAGGCGCTGAAACAGGCGCTCGACAAATACAAGTTCAGCGCGGCCTTTGGCGGGGCCCGCCGTGACGAAGAGAAATCGCGCGCCAAGGAACGGATCTTCTCCTTCCGCTCTGCCGAGCACCGCTGGGACCCGAAACGCCAGCGACCGGAGATCTGGAATGTCTTCAACACCCGCATCCATCCGGGCGAAAGCATCCGGGTCTTCCCGCTCTCGAACTGGACCGAGCTCGACATCTGGCAATATATCCGCCGCGAAGGCATCGAGATCGTGCCGCTCTATTTCGCGGCCGAGCGCCCTGTCGTGAACTGGAACGGCGTCGACATCATGGTCGACGACGACCGCATGCCGGAAGACCTGGCCAGGACGGCCGTCAGGAAATCCGTCCGCTTCCGGACACTTGGCTGCTATCCGTTGACCGGCGCCGTCGAAAGCACGGCGGCCACACTTGAAGATATCATCCAGGAAATGCTGCTGACCACGACCTCCGAACGTCAGGGCCGCGTGATCGACGCGGACCAGTCGGCGTCGATGGAAAAGAAAAAGCAGGAGGGCTATTTCTGA